Proteins from a genomic interval of Deltaproteobacteria bacterium HGW-Deltaproteobacteria-6:
- a CDS encoding AAA family ATPase, translated as MHLKNVTLHCRTYPTYEWYPFTLPLMQQKRKMDFETPVTLFVGENGSGKSTLLTALAKACGIHIWRDQAKLKPDYNPYEEKLSEFIAVEWENGRVPGSFFGSQIFHHFAQLLDEWAAADRGQLDYFGGKSLTTMSHGQSLMSFFRNRYAVKGLYLLDEPETALSPRSQIELLHIIRDMTADGHAQFIIATHSPLLLACQNAVIYSFDGKEIESIRYEQTEHYRLYKSFIEDRHRFLRKGAGTRMAHRKKESGE; from the coding sequence ATGCATCTGAAAAATGTGACACTTCATTGCCGCACCTATCCAACGTATGAATGGTATCCCTTTACGTTGCCTCTGATGCAGCAAAAAAGAAAGATGGATTTCGAAACGCCGGTGACGCTGTTTGTCGGTGAAAACGGCAGCGGCAAGTCCACGCTGCTTACGGCTTTAGCGAAAGCCTGCGGGATTCACATCTGGCGGGACCAGGCGAAATTAAAACCCGACTATAATCCCTATGAGGAAAAACTTTCCGAGTTTATTGCGGTGGAGTGGGAAAACGGTCGTGTTCCCGGTTCTTTCTTCGGATCGCAGATATTCCACCATTTTGCCCAGCTGCTGGATGAATGGGCGGCGGCCGACCGGGGGCAACTGGATTATTTTGGCGGCAAATCATTGACCACGATGTCGCATGGTCAGTCATTAATGTCTTTTTTCCGGAACCGCTATGCGGTCAAAGGGCTTTATTTACTGGATGAGCCGGAAACCGCCCTGTCGCCCCGGTCTCAAATCGAGCTTCTGCACATCATCAGGGATATGACGGCGGACGGCCACGCACAGTTCATTATCGCGACGCATTCACCTCTGTTGCTTGCTTGTCAGAACGCGGTTATTTATTCATTCGACGGTAAGGAAATTGAAAGCATCCGCTATGAGCAGACAGAGCATTACCGCCTTTATAAAAGTTTTATCGAAGACAGGCACCGTTTTTTGCGGAAAGGTGCCGGGACACGGATGGCGCACCGGAAAAAGGAAAGCGGAGAGTAA